A stretch of Arthrobacter sp. NEB 688 DNA encodes these proteins:
- a CDS encoding cytochrome c biogenesis CcdA family protein, whose protein sequence is MTAGLVAATGDTVTSGALPLAVGVAALAGLVSFASPCVLPLVPGFLGYVTGLTGESAADRSRGRTLAGALLFVVGFTVVFVLGSIFVTGVGSVLVEHREVLLRVGGAVVVLMGLVFVGLGSQREVRIHWRPRAGLLGAPVLGAVFALGWAPCTGPTLAAVLVMATASGDAQVTRGVTLALAYGLGLGLPFLLVAAGLDRAGRASAWLRRHMRTIQLLGGVLLVVVGLLMLTGVWETMNTWVQTELVSGFEVSL, encoded by the coding sequence GTGACCGCCGGCCTCGTCGCCGCCACCGGCGACACCGTGACGAGCGGGGCGCTCCCGCTCGCGGTCGGTGTCGCCGCGCTCGCCGGGCTCGTCTCGTTCGCGAGCCCCTGCGTGCTGCCGCTCGTCCCCGGCTTCCTCGGCTACGTCACCGGGCTGACCGGTGAGTCGGCCGCCGACCGCTCGCGCGGGCGCACCCTCGCCGGGGCGCTGCTGTTCGTCGTCGGCTTCACCGTCGTCTTCGTCCTCGGGTCGATCTTCGTCACCGGTGTCGGCAGCGTCCTCGTCGAGCACCGCGAGGTGCTGCTGCGGGTGGGTGGGGCGGTCGTCGTGCTCATGGGGCTGGTGTTCGTCGGCCTCGGCAGCCAGCGCGAGGTGCGCATCCACTGGCGGCCGCGGGCCGGTCTGCTCGGGGCGCCCGTGCTCGGCGCCGTGTTCGCGCTCGGCTGGGCGCCGTGCACCGGCCCGACCCTCGCCGCCGTCCTCGTGATGGCCACCGCGTCCGGCGACGCCCAGGTCACCCGCGGGGTCACGCTCGCGCTCGCCTACGGGCTCGGGCTGGGCCTGCCGTTCCTGCTCGTCGCGGCCGGGCTCGACCGCGCCGGCCGCGCGTCCGCCTGGCTGCGCCGGCACATGCGCACCATCCAGCTCCTCGGCGGCGTCCTGCTCGTCGTCGTCGGGCTGCTCATGCTCACCGGCGTCTGGGAGACGATGAACACCTGGGTGCAGACCGAGCTCGTCTCCGGCTTCGAGGTGTCCCTGTGA
- a CDS encoding cytochrome c biogenesis protein ResB: MSTTDDRPTTEAAAGSGTPPRTPVAQPRLGAVGWLRFLWRQLTSMRTALFLLLLLSVAAIPGSTFPQRSIDAARTTQFITDHPTAGPILDKLGFFAVYASPWFAAIYLLLFVSLIGCVAPRSRIHWHQLRSRPPRAPRRLERLAAHTEEVVDGTPDEVRERLRGVLRSKRYRVHAHDDTSLSAEKGYLKETGNLVFHLALIGVLVGVAWGHLLGWKGDVIVPVGDTFANSLSSYDTFSPGPWVDVNDLSPYSIRLDRLDVKFETEDTGRGQFGMPRDFRAYTTFTTPEGRTEAREIAVNHPLETGGGSVFLLGNGYAPKVTVRNAAGKAIYTSATPFLPQDNNYTSVGAIKVPGAQPDELGFTGLFLPTGVIDSERGPHSTFPDTLDPQLALSGFSGTLFPGGGPQSVYTLDVSKMKPLPGKDGADQLRILLRPGQTYELPEGRGSITFDGVERFAGLSIRTDPGKTLTLVSALLALAGLVLSLVVRRRRVFVRVRPEEGTGRTVVSVGGLAKDDDEGMADEVAAVLTAPGGTR, encoded by the coding sequence GTGAGCACGACCGACGACCGCCCGACGACCGAGGCCGCCGCCGGGTCCGGCACGCCCCCGAGGACGCCGGTCGCGCAGCCGCGCCTCGGCGCCGTCGGCTGGCTGCGCTTCCTCTGGCGGCAGCTGACGAGCATGCGCACCGCGCTGTTCCTGCTGCTCCTGCTCTCGGTCGCGGCCATCCCCGGCTCGACCTTCCCGCAGCGCTCCATCGACGCCGCGCGCACGACGCAGTTCATCACCGACCACCCGACCGCCGGTCCGATCCTCGACAAGCTGGGGTTCTTCGCGGTCTACGCGTCGCCGTGGTTCGCGGCCATCTACCTGCTCCTGTTCGTCTCGCTCATCGGGTGCGTCGCGCCCCGCAGCCGCATCCACTGGCACCAGCTGCGCTCGCGGCCGCCGCGGGCACCGCGCCGGCTCGAGCGCCTCGCCGCGCACACCGAGGAGGTCGTCGACGGGACGCCCGACGAGGTGCGCGAGCGGCTGCGCGGCGTCCTGCGCTCGAAGCGCTACCGGGTGCACGCCCACGACGACACCTCGCTGTCGGCCGAGAAGGGCTACCTCAAGGAGACCGGCAACCTCGTCTTCCACCTCGCGCTCATCGGCGTCCTCGTCGGCGTCGCGTGGGGCCACCTGCTCGGGTGGAAGGGCGACGTCATCGTCCCGGTCGGCGACACCTTCGCCAACAGCCTCTCGTCGTACGACACCTTCAGCCCCGGCCCGTGGGTCGACGTCAACGACCTCTCGCCGTACTCGATCCGCCTGGACCGGCTCGACGTGAAGTTCGAGACCGAGGACACCGGGCGCGGGCAGTTCGGGATGCCGCGCGACTTCCGGGCGTACACGACCTTCACGACGCCGGAGGGTCGCACCGAGGCGCGCGAGATCGCGGTCAACCACCCGCTCGAGACCGGCGGCGGCAGCGTCTTCCTCCTCGGCAACGGCTACGCCCCGAAGGTGACCGTGCGCAACGCCGCCGGCAAGGCCATCTACACCTCGGCGACGCCGTTCCTCCCGCAGGACAACAACTACACGTCGGTCGGCGCCATCAAGGTGCCCGGGGCGCAGCCCGACGAGCTCGGCTTCACGGGGCTGTTCCTGCCGACCGGTGTCATCGACTCCGAGCGCGGGCCGCACTCCACCTTCCCCGACACCCTCGACCCGCAGCTGGCACTCAGCGGGTTCTCCGGGACGCTGTTCCCCGGCGGTGGCCCGCAGTCGGTCTACACGCTCGACGTGTCCAAGATGAAGCCGCTGCCCGGCAAGGACGGCGCCGACCAGCTGCGCATCCTCCTGCGGCCCGGCCAGACCTACGAGCTGCCCGAGGGGCGCGGCTCCATCACCTTCGACGGGGTCGAGCGCTTCGCCGGCCTCTCGATCCGCACCGACCCCGGCAAGACCCTCACCCTCGTCTCGGCGCTGCTCGCGCTCGCCGGGCTCGTCCTCAGCCTCGTCGTCCGGCGCCGCCGGGTCTTCGTCCGGGTTCGCCCCGAGGAGGGCACGGGTCGTACCGTGGTCTCCGTCGGCGGCCTGGCCAAGGACGACGACGAGGGGATGGCCGACGAGGTCGCCGCCGTCCTCACCGCACCCGGAGGAACCCGATGA
- the ccsB gene encoding c-type cytochrome biogenesis protein CcsB produces MTDLTLAQLSNLSVYSAMAVLTLAMLAHGLYLARVVPAREAAVEAPERELVAAGGGSAPAGGAPAVPSEKADEPAGARKAAGIGHSLTVLGTLLVVAGVVLRALEVHRWPLGNMYEFAIVGAMFTLLAYVAWSTRRDLRWLGVFVTGPVLLVLGAAITVWYTDASELMPSLRSVWLAIHVTVATMSVAVFTIGASLGILYLIQDRLEAREGGATGRAAFMRRLPSAKGLERLTYATHIVAFPMWTFTVIAGAIWARQAWGSYWNWDPKEVWSFVIWTVYAAYLHARATTGWKRQNAVWISLAGFVCVLLNFAVVNVFFVGQHSYSGM; encoded by the coding sequence ATGACCGACCTGACGCTCGCGCAGCTGTCGAACCTGTCCGTCTACTCGGCGATGGCCGTCCTGACCCTCGCGATGCTCGCGCACGGTCTGTACCTGGCCCGCGTCGTGCCGGCCCGCGAGGCCGCGGTCGAGGCGCCCGAGCGCGAGCTCGTCGCGGCCGGCGGCGGGTCCGCACCGGCCGGTGGCGCGCCCGCCGTCCCCAGCGAGAAGGCCGACGAGCCGGCCGGCGCGCGCAAGGCCGCCGGCATCGGGCACTCGCTGACCGTCCTCGGCACGCTGCTCGTCGTCGCCGGCGTCGTGCTGCGCGCCCTCGAGGTGCACCGCTGGCCGCTCGGCAACATGTACGAGTTCGCCATCGTCGGGGCGATGTTCACGCTGCTCGCCTATGTCGCGTGGTCGACCCGCCGCGACCTGCGCTGGCTCGGGGTCTTCGTCACCGGCCCGGTGCTGCTCGTCCTCGGCGCCGCCATCACCGTCTGGTACACCGACGCCTCCGAGCTCATGCCGTCGCTGCGCTCGGTGTGGCTGGCCATCCACGTCACCGTCGCGACGATGTCGGTCGCGGTGTTCACGATCGGCGCCTCGCTCGGCATCCTCTACCTCATCCAGGACCGGCTCGAGGCGCGCGAGGGCGGGGCCACCGGCCGGGCGGCCTTCATGCGGCGCCTGCCGTCGGCCAAGGGGCTGGAGCGGCTGACGTACGCGACGCACATCGTCGCCTTCCCGATGTGGACCTTCACCGTCATCGCCGGCGCCATCTGGGCCCGCCAGGCGTGGGGGTCGTACTGGAACTGGGACCCCAAGGAGGTCTGGAGCTTCGTCATCTGGACCGTCTACGCGGCCTACCTGCACGCCCGCGCCACGACCGGCTGGAAGCGCCAGAACGCCGTCTGGATCTCGCTCGCCGGCTTCGTCTGCGTGCTGCTCAACTTCGCCGTGGTCAACGTCTTCTTCGTCGGCCAGCACTCCTACTCGGGCATGTGA
- a CDS encoding DUF4229 domain-containing protein yields MNAFLRYTVLRVLIFFGCVLALWLAGLRSEEQLLLLVVLSALLSMAISYVALRRFRQDYSAQLSDTIERRAAVRREKGGDRRTDEQAEDEEVTVRPSTSGSSAGSAAASTDGATAGRPEDDDFR; encoded by the coding sequence ATGAACGCCTTCCTGCGCTACACCGTCCTGCGCGTGCTCATCTTCTTCGGCTGCGTCCTGGCCCTGTGGCTGGCCGGTCTGCGCTCGGAGGAGCAGCTGCTGCTCCTCGTCGTCCTCTCGGCGCTGCTGTCGATGGCCATCTCGTACGTCGCGCTGCGCCGCTTCCGCCAGGACTACTCCGCGCAGCTGTCCGACACCATCGAGCGCCGGGCGGCGGTCCGTCGTGAGAAGGGTGGCGACCGGCGCACCGACGAGCAGGCCGAGGACGAGGAGGTCACGGTCCGCCCGTCGACGTCCGGCTCGTCCGCCGGGTCGGCGGCTGCGTCGACCGACGGCGCCACGGCCGGTCGGCCCGAGGACGACGACTTCCGCTGA
- a CDS encoding 1,4-dihydroxy-2-naphthoate polyprenyltransferase, protein MATLAQWVAGARPRTLPAAVAPVVLGTAAALRVGEADAGLALLALLVALSLQVGVNYANDYSDGVRGTDEVRSGPVRLVGQRIADPRHVKIAAFLSFGAAGVVGLALVALSQAWLMLPLGALAVLAAWRYTGGDNPYGYRGLGEVYVFVFFGLMATLGTEYTQAGAISWFGVAGAVGVGAIASGILVANNLRDIPTDVEHGKRTLAVRLGDARTRMFYGALVGVSVLALVVMALWQPWALLGLLALGVAWRGVRVVRAGTTGPGLIPVLAATGLYEVAYAVLVLVGVALGRTLA, encoded by the coding sequence ATGGCCACTCTCGCCCAGTGGGTGGCGGGCGCCCGCCCGCGCACCCTGCCCGCCGCCGTCGCCCCCGTCGTCCTCGGCACCGCCGCCGCCCTGCGCGTCGGCGAGGCGGACGCCGGCCTCGCGCTGCTCGCCCTGCTCGTCGCCCTCTCGCTGCAGGTCGGCGTCAACTACGCCAACGACTACTCCGACGGCGTCCGCGGCACCGACGAGGTGCGCAGCGGGCCGGTCCGCCTCGTCGGCCAGCGGATCGCCGACCCGCGCCACGTCAAGATCGCGGCCTTCCTCTCCTTCGGCGCCGCCGGCGTCGTCGGGCTGGCGCTCGTCGCGCTCTCGCAGGCCTGGCTGATGCTCCCGCTCGGGGCGCTGGCCGTGCTCGCCGCGTGGCGCTACACCGGGGGCGACAACCCCTACGGCTACCGCGGCCTCGGCGAGGTCTACGTCTTCGTGTTCTTCGGCCTCATGGCGACGCTCGGCACCGAGTACACGCAGGCCGGGGCCATCTCGTGGTTCGGGGTCGCGGGCGCCGTCGGCGTCGGGGCCATCGCCTCGGGCATCCTCGTGGCGAACAACCTGCGCGACATCCCGACCGACGTCGAGCACGGCAAGCGGACCCTCGCGGTGCGGCTCGGCGACGCCCGCACCCGGATGTTCTACGGCGCGCTCGTCGGGGTGTCGGTGCTGGCCCTGGTCGTCATGGCGCTGTGGCAGCCGTGGGCGCTGCTCGGCCTGCTCGCGCTCGGCGTCGCGTGGCGCGGGGTGCGGGTCGTGCGCGCCGGCACGACCGGGCCCGGGCTCATCCCGGTGCTCGCCGCGACCGGGCTCTACGAGGTGGCCTACGCGGTCCTCGTCCTCGTCGGCGTGGCCCTCGGTCGCACCCTCGCCTGA
- a CDS encoding PLD nuclease N-terminal domain-containing protein: protein MLRFLPVVLSLALTVWTLVDCIQTDDGSVRNLPKIAWILLILLFPLVGPIAWLLAGRPAGPLLGPGRPGRGTPGPTRRPPRGPDDDPDFLKGL, encoded by the coding sequence GTGCTGCGGTTCCTGCCCGTCGTCCTCAGCCTGGCGCTGACGGTCTGGACCCTCGTCGACTGCATCCAGACCGACGACGGGTCCGTCCGCAACCTGCCCAAGATCGCCTGGATCCTCCTCATCCTGCTCTTCCCGCTCGTCGGGCCGATCGCCTGGCTGCTCGCCGGGCGTCCTGCCGGTCCGCTCCTCGGCCCGGGTCGGCCCGGCCGTGGCACCCCCGGCCCGACGCGGCGCCCGCCGCGCGGCCCCGACGACGACCCCGACTTCCTCAAGGGACTCTGA
- the menE gene encoding o-succinylbenzoate--CoA ligase, with protein MDVEPLPVPAGAEAVSVLPRLRRALAGGGAVAPYVAGSPPPELPARAAAADDLAVVVGTSGSTGTPKLAMLGAAALGASARATHERLGGPGQWLLTLPAGHVAGLQVLLRGLDADTEPVATDLRDGFTPHSFTAAVRRMDPRHRHYTSLVPTQLVRLLADPAATQALTSLHGVLLGGAATPPALRRRAEAAGVRILTTYGMSETCGGCVYDGTALRGVEVRLDDDGRIRLGGATLAHGYLGRPDLTFRAFAVDPDGSRWYRTDDAGHLDDDGRLHVDGRLDDLVTTGGLKVAPRIVEEAALEHVPGVIEAVVVGTPDPEWGQAVSLLVVPAPDARPLSLAEVRDLLRPHLPAHALPRRVTAAPALPLRGPGKPDRAAVAALFPVGG; from the coding sequence ATGGACGTCGAGCCGCTGCCGGTGCCCGCGGGCGCGGAGGCCGTCTCCGTCCTGCCCCGGCTGCGCCGCGCCCTGGCCGGTGGCGGCGCCGTCGCCCCCTACGTCGCCGGGTCCCCGCCCCCCGAGCTGCCCGCCCGCGCGGCCGCCGCCGACGACCTCGCCGTCGTCGTCGGCACCTCCGGCTCGACCGGCACCCCCAAGCTCGCGATGCTCGGGGCCGCCGCGCTCGGCGCCAGCGCCCGGGCCACCCACGAGCGGCTCGGCGGCCCCGGGCAGTGGCTGCTCACCCTGCCCGCCGGCCACGTCGCCGGCCTCCAGGTGCTGCTGCGCGGCCTCGACGCCGACACCGAGCCGGTCGCCACCGACCTGCGCGACGGCTTCACCCCGCACTCCTTCACCGCGGCCGTGCGCCGGATGGACCCGCGGCACCGGCACTACACCTCGCTCGTGCCGACGCAGCTCGTCCGTCTGCTCGCCGACCCCGCTGCGACACAGGCGCTCACGTCGCTCCACGGTGTCCTCCTCGGGGGTGCGGCCACTCCCCCGGCGCTGCGCCGGCGGGCCGAGGCCGCCGGCGTGCGCATCCTCACGACGTACGGGATGAGCGAGACATGCGGCGGCTGCGTCTACGACGGCACGGCGCTGCGCGGCGTCGAGGTCCGGCTCGACGACGACGGGCGCATCCGGCTCGGCGGGGCCACCCTCGCCCACGGCTACCTCGGCCGCCCCGACCTCACCTTCCGGGCCTTCGCGGTCGACCCCGACGGCTCGCGCTGGTACCGCACCGACGACGCCGGGCACCTCGACGACGACGGCCGCCTGCACGTCGACGGCCGGCTCGACGACCTCGTGACGACCGGCGGGCTCAAGGTCGCGCCGCGCATCGTCGAGGAGGCCGCGCTCGAGCACGTGCCGGGGGTCATCGAGGCCGTCGTCGTCGGCACCCCCGACCCCGAGTGGGGCCAGGCGGTCAGCCTCCTCGTCGTCCCGGCGCCGGACGCGCGCCCGCTGTCGCTCGCCGAGGTCCGCGACCTGCTGCGCCCCCACCTGCCGGCGCACGCCCTCCCGCGCCGGGTGACGGCCGCGCCCGCACTCCCTCTGCGCGGCCCCGGCAAGCCGGACCGGGCCGCGGTGGCCGCTCTCTTCCCCGTGGGAGGATGA
- a CDS encoding TIGR00366 family protein, whose protein sequence is MSTTTAPTTDERGLARVAQTFAAFTEKWFPDAWVFAALGVVIVSVAALANGSTPAAVVETFGNGFWDLTNFTLQMAMVVLTGYVVATAPPVARLIEALAHLPNDPRRAVAFVAFLSMSVSLLNWGLSLIFGGLLARAVARREDLTVDYRALGAAAFMGLGAVWALGLSSSAAQLQATPASLPAPLLEITGVLDFGKTIFTWQSMVSALVLIVLTTVIAWASCPRGASVRTAQDMGIDTEDLPDAPPVRERPGEWLEYSRVLPLLLGVITLGWLVGQLLEKSAVAVLSSLNGYLLVFLVLGLVLHGTPRRFLMAVQKAVPATAGILVQFPLYAAMAAVLTKAEGRGGETLSDHLSSIFTSFGGGGGFAIALAVYTAVLGILVPSGGGKWLVEAPYVMQAATDVQMNLGWTVQIYNMAEALPNLVNPFFMLPLLAVLKLRARDLVGFTFLQFAIHLPVILLLVWLLGNTFDFVPAVQP, encoded by the coding sequence ATGTCGACGACGACCGCCCCCACGACCGACGAGCGCGGCCTCGCCCGCGTCGCCCAGACCTTCGCCGCCTTCACCGAGAAGTGGTTCCCCGACGCGTGGGTCTTCGCCGCGCTCGGCGTCGTCATCGTCTCGGTCGCCGCGCTGGCCAACGGCTCGACGCCGGCCGCCGTCGTCGAGACCTTCGGCAACGGCTTCTGGGACCTGACGAACTTCACCCTCCAGATGGCGATGGTCGTCCTCACCGGCTACGTCGTGGCCACGGCTCCCCCGGTGGCCCGGCTCATCGAGGCGCTCGCGCACCTGCCCAACGACCCGCGCCGCGCGGTGGCCTTCGTCGCGTTCCTCTCGATGAGCGTCTCGCTGCTGAACTGGGGCCTGTCGCTGATCTTCGGTGGTCTGCTCGCCCGCGCGGTCGCCCGCCGCGAGGACCTCACCGTCGACTACAGAGCCCTCGGCGCCGCCGCGTTCATGGGCCTGGGCGCCGTCTGGGCCCTCGGCCTCTCGTCCTCGGCCGCGCAGCTCCAGGCCACGCCGGCCTCGCTGCCCGCGCCGCTGCTGGAGATCACCGGCGTCCTCGACTTCGGGAAGACCATCTTCACGTGGCAGTCGATGGTCTCGGCGCTCGTCCTCATCGTGCTGACGACCGTCATCGCGTGGGCGTCGTGCCCCCGCGGTGCCTCGGTCCGCACCGCACAGGACATGGGCATCGACACCGAGGACCTCCCCGACGCGCCGCCGGTGCGCGAGCGGCCCGGTGAGTGGCTCGAGTACTCGCGCGTCCTGCCGCTGCTCCTCGGCGTCATCACGCTCGGCTGGCTCGTCGGGCAGCTCCTCGAGAAGTCGGCCGTCGCGGTGCTCAGCAGCCTCAACGGCTACCTGCTCGTCTTCCTCGTCCTCGGGCTCGTCCTGCACGGCACCCCGCGCCGCTTCCTCATGGCCGTCCAGAAGGCGGTGCCGGCGACGGCGGGCATCCTCGTGCAGTTCCCGCTCTACGCCGCGATGGCCGCCGTCCTCACCAAGGCCGAGGGCCGTGGCGGCGAGACGCTCTCGGACCACCTGTCCTCGATCTTCACCTCGTTCGGCGGGGGCGGCGGGTTCGCGATCGCGCTGGCCGTCTACACCGCCGTGCTCGGCATCCTCGTGCCGTCCGGCGGCGGCAAGTGGCTCGTCGAGGCGCCGTACGTGATGCAGGCCGCCACCGACGTGCAGATGAACCTCGGCTGGACCGTGCAGATCTACAACATGGCCGAGGCGCTGCCGAACCTCGTCAACCCGTTCTTCATGCTGCCGCTGCTCGCCGTGCTCAAGCTGCGGGCGCGCGACCTCGTCGGGTTCACGTTCCTGCAGTTCGCGATCCACCTGCCGGTGATCCTGCTGCTCGTGTGGCTGCTCGGCAACACCTTCGACTTCGTGCCGGCCGTCCAGCCGTAG
- a CDS encoding 1,4-dihydroxy-2-naphthoyl-CoA synthase: MSAIPGVSETFDPSAWEEVPGFEDLTDVTYHRAVGLGCVRVAFDRPEVLNAFRPHTVDELYRVLDHARRTADVGVVLLTGNGPTPREGQSARTAGWAFCTGGDQRIRGRSGYQYAEGATADTVDERRVKAEGGRLHILEVQRLIRTMPKVVVAVVNGWAAGGGHSLHVVCDLTIASREHARFKQTDADVGSFDGGYGSAYLAKMVGQKFAREIFFLGREYTADDMHRMGAVNIVADHAELEPTALDLARDVMSKSPQAQRMLKFAFNLLDDGLMGQQVFAGEATRLAYMTDEAVEGRDQFLEKRDPDWSPFPWYF; encoded by the coding sequence GTGAGCGCGATCCCCGGAGTCAGCGAGACCTTCGACCCCAGCGCGTGGGAGGAGGTCCCCGGCTTCGAGGACCTCACCGACGTCACCTACCACCGCGCGGTCGGGCTCGGCTGCGTCCGAGTCGCGTTCGACCGGCCCGAGGTGCTCAACGCGTTCCGGCCGCACACCGTCGACGAGCTCTACCGCGTCCTCGACCACGCCCGGCGCACCGCCGACGTCGGGGTCGTCCTGCTCACCGGCAACGGCCCGACCCCGCGCGAGGGCCAGTCGGCGCGCACGGCCGGCTGGGCGTTCTGCACCGGCGGTGACCAGCGCATCCGCGGCCGCTCGGGCTACCAGTACGCCGAGGGCGCGACCGCCGACACCGTCGACGAGCGCCGGGTCAAGGCCGAGGGCGGGCGGCTGCACATCCTCGAGGTGCAGCGGCTCATCCGGACGATGCCCAAGGTCGTCGTCGCCGTGGTCAACGGCTGGGCGGCCGGCGGCGGGCACAGCCTGCACGTCGTCTGCGACCTGACGATCGCCTCCCGCGAGCACGCGCGCTTCAAGCAGACCGACGCCGACGTGGGCTCCTTCGACGGCGGCTACGGCAGCGCCTACCTCGCGAAGATGGTGGGGCAGAAGTTCGCCCGCGAGATCTTCTTCCTCGGCCGGGAGTACACCGCCGACGACATGCACCGGATGGGCGCGGTCAACATCGTCGCCGACCACGCCGAGCTCGAGCCCACCGCGCTCGACCTCGCGCGCGACGTGATGTCGAAGTCGCCGCAGGCCCAGCGGATGCTCAAGTTCGCCTTCAACCTGCTCGACGACGGGCTGATGGGCCAGCAGGTCTTCGCCGGCGAGGCGACCCGGCTCGCGTACATGACCGACGAGGCCGTCGAGGGCCGCGACCAGTTCCTCGAGAAGCGCGACCCCGACTGGTCGCCCTTCCCCTGGTACTTCTGA
- a CDS encoding Nramp family divalent metal transporter: protein MSTTTSPPQQSESGSSPRWRLVGPGLVVAATGVGAADLVATLIAGQKYGYALLWAVVVGCLMKIVLVEGAGRWTLATGTTIYEGWSSLGRWTTFYFGPYIVVWGFVYGAAAMAGTGLPLHSLFPALSVPVWGIGSGVAGALLVWFGRYELFEKLCAALVGLMFVTVVGAAALTVPNLPDLVVGLVPTVPAGSVVNVLSVAGGVGGTITLAAYGYWIREKGWTTPRFMRVMRLDNRVAYIVTGIFVVATLIVGAELLYSAKIAVQTGDQGLLDLASVLDDRYGTWASKVFLVGFWAAAMSSLLGVWNGVSLMFADFVGHVRRLPDDAPERGIGGRWYRAYILWLTIPPIALILVGRPVWLLLAYGVLGAFFMPFLAVTLIWLLNTDRTPREWRNKWWSNPWMGITAVAFVALAANELVKVVTGG, encoded by the coding sequence ATGTCGACGACGACCTCGCCGCCCCAGCAGTCCGAGTCCGGTTCCTCGCCGCGATGGCGCCTCGTCGGGCCGGGCCTCGTGGTCGCCGCCACGGGCGTCGGCGCGGCCGACCTCGTGGCCACGCTCATCGCCGGTCAGAAGTACGGCTACGCCCTCCTGTGGGCCGTCGTCGTCGGGTGCCTCATGAAGATCGTCCTCGTCGAGGGCGCGGGCCGCTGGACGCTCGCGACCGGCACGACGATCTACGAGGGCTGGTCGAGCCTGGGCCGCTGGACGACCTTCTACTTCGGGCCGTACATCGTCGTCTGGGGCTTCGTCTACGGCGCGGCCGCGATGGCCGGGACGGGGCTGCCGCTGCACTCACTCTTCCCCGCGCTGTCGGTGCCGGTGTGGGGCATCGGGTCCGGCGTGGCCGGCGCGCTGCTCGTGTGGTTCGGCCGGTACGAGCTCTTCGAGAAGCTGTGCGCCGCGCTCGTCGGGCTGATGTTCGTCACCGTCGTGGGGGCCGCGGCGCTCACCGTCCCCAACCTGCCGGACCTCGTCGTCGGCCTCGTCCCGACCGTCCCGGCCGGGTCGGTCGTCAACGTGCTGTCGGTGGCCGGTGGGGTCGGCGGCACCATCACGCTCGCGGCCTACGGCTACTGGATCCGTGAGAAGGGATGGACGACACCGAGGTTCATGCGCGTGATGCGCCTCGACAACCGGGTCGCCTACATCGTCACCGGCATCTTCGTCGTCGCGACCCTCATCGTCGGCGCCGAGCTGCTCTACTCCGCGAAGATCGCCGTGCAGACGGGCGACCAGGGCCTGCTCGACCTCGCGAGCGTCCTCGACGACCGCTACGGCACCTGGGCGAGCAAGGTCTTCCTCGTCGGCTTCTGGGCGGCCGCGATGTCCTCGCTCCTCGGCGTCTGGAACGGCGTCAGCCTGATGTTCGCCGACTTCGTGGGCCACGTCCGCAGGCTGCCCGACGACGCCCCCGAGCGCGGCATCGGCGGCCGCTGGTACCGCGCATACATCCTCTGGCTGACCATCCCGCCGATCGCGCTCATCCTCGTCGGCCGCCCGGTCTGGCTGCTCCTGGCGTACGGCGTCCTCGGCGCGTTCTTCATGCCGTTCCTCGCGGTGACGCTCATCTGGCTGCTCAACACCGACCGCACCCCGCGCGAGTGGCGCAACAAGTGGTGGTCGAACCCGTGGATGGGCATCACGGCGGTCGCGTTCGTCGCGCTCGCGGCCAACGAGCTCGTGAAGGTCGTCACGGGCGGCTGA